The Candidatus Thermoplasmatota archaeon genomic interval AGAGCGTCGGGGAGTACAGGGTCGAAGTGGAATCCACCGACCTGGAGGGCCTGCTGGTCGACTGGCTGACAGAGCTGTTGTACCTCTTCGACACGCAGGACGTCCTGCTGAGGGAATTCGACGTCGGCATCGATGGCAACAAGCTCACCGCCACGGTGAGAGGCGAGAACCTGGACAGGGAGAGACACCCGCTGAAATCCGACGTGAAGGCGGCGACGTACCACATGCTCGAGATCAATGAGGAAGAGGGATACGTCATTGTGCTCTTGGACATATGAGTGAAATGATGATCAAGGCAATCACTTTCGATCTTTGGCACACGGTCCTCGAGGAACCGATGGAGAACTTCGCCGAGTTCCTCAGGGAGAACAGAACGAAGGCGATGGAGCAGGTCTTCGAGGCG includes:
- a CDS encoding archease, producing MSDEKPAYELIEHTADVAVKGYGRDLNEMFANAALGMFNVMTDTSAVKSVGEYRVEVESTDLEGLLVDWLTELLYLFDTQDVLLREFDVGIDGNKLTATVRGENLDRERHPLKSDVKAATYHMLEINEEEGYVIVLLDI